From the Acinetobacter wanghuae genome, one window contains:
- the mnmG gene encoding tRNA uridine-5-carboxymethylaminomethyl(34) synthesis enzyme MnmG — MHYPKVYDVIVIGGGHAGTEAALAAARMGRQTLLLTHNIETLGQMSCNPAIGGIGKSHLVREIDALGGAMALAADKGGIQFRILNSRKGAAVRATRAQADRIRYKAAIRETLENQANLDIFQQSADDLILEGDTVKGVVTQMGIRFDAKTVVLTAGTFLGGVIHVGLNNASGGRAGDPPSISLAARLRELNLPVGRLKTGTPPRIDARSVDFSVMTAQPGDFPSPTMSFMGDASMHPEQVNCYITHTNERTHDIIRGGLDRSPMYTGKIEGVGPRYCPSIEDKIHKFADKDSHQVFLEPEGLDTHELYPNGISTSLPFDVQFELVRSIRGMENAHILRPGYAIEYDYFNPQALKFTLETKAINNLYFAGQINGTTGYEEAGAQGLLAGLNAARRAWDQEQWTPKRDEAYMGVLVDDLITLGTKEPYRMFTSRAEYRLMLREDNADQRLTAIGREMGLVDDTRWAAYCEKMEAVEKEKGRLQHLWAAPNNPMGKKFVEMTGADLSKECSAIDLLKRPNITFAQIAELTGSEVTPFVGEQIEIAVKYEGYINRQQEDVAQMKRLEETRIPSDFDYDIVSGLSREITLKLKDVRPETLAQASRIPGVTPAAVQLVMITIRKNNQAKKSA; from the coding sequence ATGCATTATCCTAAAGTATACGATGTCATTGTGATCGGTGGCGGTCACGCAGGTACGGAAGCGGCTTTGGCTGCAGCGCGTATGGGTCGACAGACTTTACTCTTAACTCACAACATTGAGACTTTGGGGCAGATGAGCTGTAACCCAGCCATCGGTGGTATTGGTAAATCACATTTGGTACGTGAAATTGATGCTTTGGGCGGTGCAATGGCATTGGCTGCCGACAAAGGCGGTATTCAATTCCGTATTCTAAACTCACGTAAAGGTGCTGCTGTTCGTGCAACACGTGCACAAGCGGATCGTATTCGTTATAAAGCAGCCATTCGTGAAACCTTAGAAAACCAAGCGAACTTGGATATTTTCCAACAATCTGCAGATGACCTCATTCTTGAAGGCGATACCGTTAAAGGTGTTGTTACTCAAATGGGTATTCGCTTCGATGCGAAAACAGTTGTCTTGACTGCGGGTACATTCTTGGGCGGCGTGATTCACGTGGGTCTAAACAATGCATCAGGCGGTCGTGCTGGCGATCCACCGTCAATTTCGTTGGCTGCGCGTCTACGTGAATTGAATTTGCCTGTGGGTCGTTTAAAAACAGGTACGCCACCACGTATTGACGCACGTTCAGTTGATTTCTCTGTGATGACTGCACAACCGGGTGATTTCCCATCACCGACGATGTCATTTATGGGCGATGCATCAATGCACCCTGAACAAGTGAATTGCTATATCACGCATACCAATGAGCGTACTCACGACATTATTCGTGGTGGTTTAGACCGTTCACCAATGTACACGGGTAAAATTGAAGGTGTTGGTCCACGTTACTGCCCATCTATTGAAGATAAAATTCATAAATTTGCTGATAAAGACTCGCATCAAGTATTCCTTGAGCCTGAAGGCTTAGATACGCACGAGCTTTATCCAAATGGTATTTCAACATCGCTTCCATTTGATGTTCAGTTTGAGCTTGTTCGCTCAATTCGTGGTATGGAAAATGCTCACATTTTACGTCCGGGTTATGCAATTGAATACGATTATTTCAATCCACAAGCATTGAAATTTACCCTTGAAACCAAAGCAATTAATAACTTGTACTTTGCCGGTCAAATTAACGGTACAACAGGTTATGAAGAAGCCGGTGCACAAGGTCTACTTGCAGGTCTAAACGCCGCACGTCGTGCTTGGGATCAAGAACAATGGACACCAAAACGTGATGAAGCGTACATGGGTGTGCTTGTCGATGACCTAATCACTCTAGGTACCAAAGAACCGTACCGTATGTTCACTTCACGTGCCGAATACCGTTTGATGTTGCGTGAAGACAACGCAGATCAACGTTTAACAGCCATTGGTCGTGAAATGGGTCTTGTGGATGATACGCGTTGGGCGGCTTATTGCGAGAAAATGGAAGCTGTTGAAAAAGAAAAAGGTCGTTTACAACATCTTTGGGCAGCGCCAAATAATCCAATGGGTAAAAAATTCGTTGAGATGACCGGTGCTGATTTATCGAAAGAATGTTCAGCAATTGATTTGCTGAAACGTCCAAATATCACTTTCGCACAAATTGCTGAGTTAACTGGTTCTGAAGTAACGCCGTTTGTCGGTGAGCAAATTGAAATTGCAGTGAAATACGAAGGTTATATTAACCGTCAGCAAGAAGACGTTGCACAAATGAAACGTCTTGAAGAAACACGTATTCCAAGTGATTTCGATTATGACATCGTATCTGGCTTGTCTCGTGAAATTACACTTAAGCTTAAAGATGTACGTCCTGAAACACTTGCGCAAGCAAGTCGTATTCCGGGGGTAACACCGGCAGCCGTTCAATTGGTGATGATTACGATTCGTAAAAATAATCAAGCGAAAAAATCTGCTTAA
- the glnG gene encoding nitrogen regulation protein NR(I), with amino-acid sequence MSRNKIWVIDDDRAMRWVLEKTFKEEGFDVSSFEEAQSALDQLSIDAPDVILTDIRMPGIDGLTFLGKVKNNYPDLPVIIMTAHSDLESAVSSYQTGAFEYLPKPFDIDEALALVNRAILHITKLQQQESAKTAPTIQSTEIIGESPAMQEVFRAIGRLSQSHITVLINGESGTGKELVAHALHRHSPRSSKPFIALNMAAIPKDLIETELFGHEKGAFTGANSQRQGRFEQANGGTLFLDEIGDMPFETQTRLLRVLADGEFYRVGGHIPVKVNVRIVAATHQDLEKLVHDGRFREDLYHRLNVIRIHIPKLAHRSEDIPMLAQHFLARAGKELGVNPKILRPETQEYMQKLPWQGNVRQLENTCRWLTVMITGREVYPEDLPPELKQIPIQELDLGTPIANLNPITLHQWDELLGQWALQKLKNGEMKILDIATPLFERTLINAALQQSRGRKRHAAELLGWGRNTLTRKLKELGMDSTEDDVEEELES; translated from the coding sequence ATGTCGCGAAATAAAATATGGGTCATTGATGACGATCGTGCCATGCGTTGGGTACTAGAAAAAACATTTAAAGAAGAAGGCTTTGACGTCAGCAGCTTTGAAGAAGCGCAATCAGCACTTGATCAACTCAGTATTGACGCTCCTGATGTGATTCTCACTGATATTCGCATGCCGGGTATTGATGGTTTGACCTTTTTAGGCAAAGTCAAAAATAATTACCCCGACCTGCCTGTCATTATTATGACAGCACATTCAGATCTTGAATCTGCGGTATCTAGTTATCAAACAGGTGCATTCGAATATCTACCAAAACCATTTGATATTGATGAAGCGCTAGCATTAGTGAATCGTGCGATTTTGCACATTACTAAATTACAGCAGCAGGAATCTGCGAAAACAGCTCCAACCATTCAGTCGACTGAGATTATCGGTGAATCACCTGCGATGCAGGAAGTATTCCGTGCGATTGGTCGTTTATCCCAATCGCACATTACGGTTTTGATTAATGGTGAATCAGGTACGGGTAAAGAGTTAGTCGCACATGCGTTACATCGCCACTCACCGCGTAGCAGCAAGCCATTTATTGCGCTCAACATGGCAGCGATTCCAAAAGACCTGATTGAAACTGAATTATTCGGTCATGAAAAAGGTGCATTCACTGGTGCGAATAGTCAACGTCAAGGACGTTTTGAACAAGCCAATGGCGGCACACTGTTTTTAGATGAAATCGGTGATATGCCATTTGAAACACAAACACGCTTACTTCGTGTTTTGGCAGATGGTGAGTTTTACCGTGTTGGCGGGCATATTCCAGTGAAAGTGAATGTGCGTATTGTTGCCGCGACCCATCAAGACCTTGAAAAACTAGTACATGATGGTCGTTTCCGTGAAGACTTGTATCACCGTCTAAATGTGATTCGTATTCATATTCCAAAGTTGGCACATCGTTCAGAAGATATTCCAATGTTGGCACAGCATTTCTTAGCACGTGCGGGTAAAGAACTTGGGGTGAATCCGAAGATTCTACGTCCTGAAACGCAAGAATATATGCAGAAATTGCCATGGCAAGGTAATGTGCGTCAGCTTGAAAATACCTGTCGTTGGCTCACCGTCATGATTACGGGGCGTGAAGTTTATCCTGAAGATTTACCACCAGAACTGAAACAAATTCCAATTCAAGAACTTGATTTAGGCACACCTATTGCCAATTTAAATCCAATTACGTTACATCAATGGGATGAATTATTGGGTCAATGGGCGTTACAAAAGCTTAAAAATGGCGAAATGAAAATCTTGGATATTGCAACGCCATTATTTGAGCGCACCTTGATTAATGCCGCCCTTCAACAAAGTCGTGGACGTAAACGTCATGCTGCTGAACTTTTGGGTTGGGGTCGTAATACACTGACTCGTAAACTAAAAGAATTGGGTATGGATTCAACAGAAGATGACGTTGAAGAAGAACTTGAAAGCTAA
- the glnL gene encoding nitrogen regulation protein NR(II) gives MDQPNLIDYRLLVDNLTTAILLVDSNLNIFYLNSACETLFDISLLRASGTPVLNILHIPTDEFKTEEALNNTLNSGQPYTRREATINVNFKDIHVDYTVSQLNAGRPYHPLLLIELNPIDRMLKISREENFIQQHQVARQLIRGVAHEIKNPLGGIRGATQLLARSLDNPEYKEFTDIIISEVDRLRTLADSMLGSRQLPSYELVNIHEPLERVRSLIANQTKKKIKITRDYDLSLPEILADRDQLIQVMLNICANAVQAMTENKEFFVYHQPELILRTRIQRLFTINGVIHRSVIRIDIEDNGPGVPEDILESVFYPLVTSRAKGTGLGLSIAQNIIHQHNGMIACQSVPEKTVFSLYLPWESNHVAK, from the coding sequence ATGGATCAGCCTAATCTGATTGACTATCGCCTATTGGTGGACAATTTGACTACTGCAATTTTGCTCGTCGATAGCAATTTGAATATTTTCTATCTAAATTCAGCTTGTGAAACTTTATTTGATATTAGTCTGTTAAGAGCTTCTGGCACGCCCGTTCTTAATATTTTACATATTCCAACCGATGAATTTAAGACCGAAGAAGCACTGAATAACACATTGAACTCAGGTCAACCCTATACACGCCGTGAAGCGACCATCAATGTAAACTTTAAAGATATTCATGTCGATTATACGGTTTCTCAACTTAATGCTGGTCGACCTTATCATCCTTTATTGTTGATCGAACTCAACCCGATTGATCGTATGTTGAAAATTTCTCGTGAAGAGAATTTCATTCAACAACATCAAGTCGCACGTCAACTGATTCGTGGCGTCGCACATGAAATTAAAAATCCCTTGGGCGGCATTCGCGGTGCGACACAACTTTTAGCACGTAGTCTCGACAATCCTGAATATAAAGAATTTACCGATATTATTATTAGTGAAGTTGACCGCCTAAGAACCTTGGCAGATAGCATGCTCGGTTCACGTCAACTGCCGAGTTATGAATTGGTCAATATTCATGAGCCACTTGAACGCGTCCGCTCACTCATTGCCAATCAAACTAAAAAGAAAATTAAAATTACCCGTGATTATGATTTGTCATTGCCTGAAATCTTGGCAGATCGTGATCAATTGATTCAAGTGATGTTGAATATTTGCGCCAATGCAGTTCAAGCCATGACTGAAAACAAAGAATTCTTTGTTTACCATCAACCTGAACTAATTTTACGTACCCGTATTCAACGTTTATTTACGATTAATGGTGTCATTCATCGTTCTGTCATTCGAATTGATATTGAAGACAATGGTCCGGGCGTTCCTGAAGATATTCTTGAATCGGTATTTTATCCACTAGTCACAAGCCGTGCCAAAGGAACAGGTCTGGGTTTGAGCATTGCACAAAACATCATACATCAACATAACGGAATGATTGCCTGCCAATCGGTTCCAGAAAAAACAGTCTTTAGCTTATATTTACCTTGGGAGTCGAATCATGTCGCGAAATAA
- the rimO gene encoding 30S ribosomal protein S12 methylthiotransferase RimO: MKSPKVGFVSLGCPKALVDSERILTQLKTEGYDVASDYDGADLVVVNTCGFIESAVQESLDAIGEAMSANGRVIVTGCLGKDEAKIREMHPNVLKVTGAAAYQEVMEAVHEYVPEPPKHNPFIDLVPEQGIRLTPKHYAYLKISEGCNHRCTFCIIPSMRGDLVSRPVGSVLTEAQALKKAGVKEVLVISQDTSAYGVDTKYKLDFWNGQPVKTKFFDMCEALGQLGIWVRLHYVYPYPHVDAVIDLMAQGKILPYLDIPFQHASPKILKLMKRPAHSENTLERLKLWREKCPELVIRSTFVVGFPGETEEDFQILLEWLKEAQLDRVGCFTYSPVEGATANDLPDHVPEDIKQQRYERFMEVQQAISAAKLQKRIGQTMTVLVDDLDEEFPVAIARSYADAPEIDGNVFVEDIDKSLIKSGDLLEVEITDADEYDLYAKLISIKSA; encoded by the coding sequence ATGAAATCCCCCAAAGTCGGTTTTGTTTCTTTAGGTTGTCCTAAGGCGTTGGTAGATTCCGAACGAATTTTAACTCAGTTAAAGACTGAAGGTTATGATGTTGCATCAGATTATGATGGTGCAGATTTAGTTGTTGTAAATACCTGTGGTTTTATTGAATCTGCGGTACAAGAATCGTTAGATGCCATTGGTGAAGCCATGAGTGCCAACGGTCGCGTGATTGTGACAGGTTGCCTCGGTAAAGACGAAGCCAAAATTCGTGAAATGCATCCAAATGTCTTAAAAGTGACAGGTGCAGCGGCGTATCAAGAAGTAATGGAAGCAGTACATGAGTATGTGCCTGAGCCGCCAAAACATAATCCGTTTATCGATTTAGTACCTGAACAAGGTATTCGATTAACACCGAAGCATTATGCGTATTTAAAAATTTCAGAAGGCTGCAACCACCGTTGTACGTTCTGCATTATTCCAAGTATGCGTGGCGATTTAGTTTCTCGTCCTGTGGGTTCAGTGTTAACTGAAGCGCAAGCGTTGAAAAAAGCTGGCGTTAAAGAAGTGTTAGTCATCTCCCAAGATACTTCTGCCTATGGCGTAGACACCAAATACAAATTGGATTTTTGGAACGGTCAGCCGGTTAAAACTAAATTCTTTGACATGTGCGAAGCTTTAGGTCAACTCGGTATTTGGGTGCGTTTACATTATGTTTATCCTTATCCACACGTGGATGCGGTGATTGACTTAATGGCACAAGGCAAAATCTTGCCATATTTGGATATTCCATTCCAACATGCTAGCCCTAAAATTCTGAAACTGATGAAACGTCCTGCGCACAGTGAAAATACACTCGAGCGTTTAAAATTGTGGCGTGAAAAATGTCCCGAATTGGTGATTCGCTCAACATTTGTAGTGGGCTTCCCAGGCGAAACTGAAGAAGATTTCCAAATCTTGCTTGAATGGTTGAAAGAAGCGCAGCTTGATCGTGTCGGTTGCTTTACGTATTCACCTGTTGAAGGTGCAACTGCGAACGACTTGCCAGATCATGTGCCTGAAGACATTAAGCAACAACGTTATGAACGTTTTATGGAAGTTCAGCAAGCCATTTCAGCTGCGAAACTACAAAAACGTATTGGTCAAACCATGACGGTATTGGTTGATGACTTGGATGAAGAATTCCCAGTTGCAATTGCACGTTCATATGCGGATGCGCCTGAAATTGATGGAAATGTATTTGTTGAAGATATCGATAAATCACTTATCAAATCGGGTGATTTGCTTGAAGTCGAAATTACTGATGCAGACGAATACGATTTGTATGCAAAATTGATTTCAATCAAATCTGCTTAA
- the pyrH gene encoding UMP kinase — MMDSKKPRFGRILLKLSGEALAGNKDMGIDAQVLDQMSLAIAHLVGLGVQVGIVVGGGNLYRGSQLQQDGLVGRVTGDQMGMLATVMNGLALRDALVRRNIKTRLLSALTIGTVVEPYSSRDSIRHLTRGEVCVFVAGTGNPFFTTDTAACLRGIEIEADLILKATKVDGVYNKDPSKFEDAVKYDTLTFDQVLDEKLGVMDLTAICLCRDHNVPLQVFDMNKSGALLSVVMGEKEGTHVTN; from the coding sequence ATGATGGATTCTAAAAAGCCACGTTTTGGTCGCATCTTGTTGAAACTTTCAGGCGAAGCGCTTGCAGGCAACAAGGACATGGGGATTGATGCACAAGTGCTCGATCAAATGTCTTTGGCGATTGCGCACCTTGTTGGTTTAGGTGTGCAAGTGGGTATCGTGGTTGGTGGTGGTAATTTATACCGCGGTAGCCAACTGCAACAAGACGGTCTTGTTGGCCGTGTGACTGGCGACCAAATGGGTATGCTTGCAACAGTGATGAATGGTTTGGCATTACGTGATGCGTTGGTACGCCGTAATATTAAAACACGTCTATTGTCTGCACTTACCATTGGTACAGTGGTTGAACCGTACTCAAGCCGTGACTCAATTCGCCATTTAACACGTGGTGAAGTGTGCGTGTTTGTTGCAGGCACAGGTAATCCATTCTTCACAACAGATACAGCTGCATGTTTACGTGGTATCGAAATCGAAGCGGATTTGATTTTGAAAGCGACCAAAGTCGATGGCGTATACAACAAAGATCCAAGCAAATTTGAAGATGCAGTGAAATATGACACTTTAACGTTCGATCAAGTTCTTGATGAAAAGTTAGGTGTGATGGATTTAACTGCAATCTGCTTGTGCCGTGATCACAATGTACCGCTCCAAGTATTCGATATGAATAAATCAGGTGCGTTGTTATCGGTTGTGATGGGCGAAAAAGAGGGTACTCACGTTACGAATTAA
- the frr gene encoding ribosome recycling factor codes for MINDLKKDSEDRMNKTLESLEHGFAKVRTGRAHPSILNGVMVSYYGSDVPLNQVANVGVEDSRTLLVQPFERSMVAAIDKAIRESDLGLNPISADAIRVPMAALTEETRRDMQKVARNEAENAKVAIRNIRRDVLGDIKALLKEKEISEDEERRGSDEIQKITDKFVAEVDKRLAAKEAELMKV; via the coding sequence ATGATTAACGATCTTAAAAAAGACAGCGAAGACCGTATGAACAAAACTCTAGAATCTCTAGAGCATGGTTTTGCAAAAGTTCGTACAGGTCGTGCACATCCATCTATTTTAAATGGTGTGATGGTGTCTTACTATGGTTCAGATGTACCTTTGAACCAAGTTGCAAACGTCGGTGTTGAAGATTCTCGTACATTGCTTGTACAACCGTTTGAACGTTCAATGGTTGCTGCAATTGATAAAGCGATTCGTGAATCTGATTTGGGTCTAAACCCAATTTCTGCTGATGCGATCCGTGTTCCAATGGCGGCATTGACCGAAGAAACTCGTCGTGACATGCAAAAAGTGGCACGTAACGAAGCTGAAAATGCGAAAGTTGCCATCCGTAACATCCGTCGTGATGTATTGGGTGATATCAAAGCATTGTTAAAAGAGAAAGAAATTTCTGAAGATGAAGAACGTCGGGGTTCTGATGAAATTCAAAAAATCACAGACAAATTTGTTGCAGAAGTCGACAAACGCTTAGCGGCGAAAGAAGCTGAATTGATGAAGGTTTAA
- the uppS gene encoding polyprenyl diphosphate synthase, translated as MTATEECSSLPKHVAIIMDGNNRFAKKKQMQKGDGHRSGKNVLDPIVEHCRKKNIQALTVFAFSSENWNRPQFEVALLMKLLADTIREQLPRMEKFNIALRFIGDRSRLSPELQALMLYAEETTAAFDSMTLTIAVSYGGMWDMAHAAKQIAADVLKNKLNLEDVTTDVFGQYISLGDLPAVDLLIRTGGDFRLSNFLLWQAAYAELYFTETLWPEFTVEELDDAFAVFGGRERRFGKTSEQIQQEKLEN; from the coding sequence ATGACTGCAACTGAAGAATGTTCAAGTCTTCCGAAACATGTTGCCATCATTATGGATGGCAACAATCGTTTTGCTAAAAAAAAGCAAATGCAAAAAGGTGATGGACACCGTTCAGGTAAAAACGTCCTTGACCCGATTGTAGAACACTGTAGAAAAAAGAATATCCAAGCTTTAACTGTTTTTGCATTTTCAAGTGAAAACTGGAATCGACCGCAGTTTGAAGTCGCATTGCTCATGAAGTTGTTAGCAGACACAATTCGTGAACAATTGCCACGCATGGAAAAATTCAACATCGCATTACGTTTTATTGGAGATCGTTCGCGTTTATCTCCTGAATTACAAGCGTTAATGTTGTATGCTGAAGAAACGACCGCTGCTTTTGATAGCATGACGTTGACCATTGCTGTGAGCTATGGCGGAATGTGGGATATGGCACATGCTGCAAAGCAAATTGCCGCAGATGTTTTGAAGAATAAATTAAATCTTGAGGATGTGACCACTGATGTTTTTGGTCAATATATTAGTTTAGGTGATTTACCCGCTGTTGATTTGCTGATTCGTACTGGTGGTGATTTCCGCTTGTCGAATTTCTTGCTCTGGCAAGCAGCCTATGCAGAGCTGTACTTTACTGAAACGTTATGGCCAGAATTTACCGTTGAAGAATTGGATGATGCCTTTGCCGTTTTTGGTGGCAGAGAACGTCGTTTTGGTAAAACATCAGAGCAAATCCAGCAAGAGAAACTTGAGAATTAA
- a CDS encoding phosphatidate cytidylyltransferase: protein MLERIITALVLVAVVLSCMFATQSHYPMFILMVVAAGVAGYEWLKLMPRKSEQVFKPFAWGYGILTSLIAALALYYDDVTLLLWFASILTWLLSIFWVKTYPEYDGWYNSSLNVIGLILISAAVTAIYSVWQSSPWWLMYLFLLVWGADSGAYFVGRKFGRKKLAPNVSPNKSLEGLYGGAVTSMLIVITVALLYLDMSFAEHILFLILSVVTVFSSVLGDLFESMIKRRAGIKDSGRILPGHGGVLDRIDSLLAAAPIFAAGMYVLKLIGVDL from the coding sequence ATGTTAGAGCGGATTATTACCGCATTGGTATTGGTCGCAGTCGTACTCAGTTGTATGTTCGCGACCCAATCTCATTATCCAATGTTTATATTGATGGTCGTTGCAGCTGGGGTGGCTGGTTACGAGTGGCTTAAACTCATGCCGCGTAAAAGTGAACAGGTTTTTAAACCATTCGCTTGGGGCTATGGGATTTTAACTTCACTCATTGCTGCATTAGCACTCTATTACGACGACGTGACTTTGTTGCTATGGTTCGCATCAATTCTGACATGGTTATTAAGTATCTTCTGGGTGAAAACCTATCCTGAATATGATGGCTGGTATAATAGTAGTCTGAATGTTATTGGTTTAATTCTGATCTCTGCTGCCGTCACTGCGATTTATTCGGTATGGCAGAGTTCGCCATGGTGGCTCATGTACCTGTTTTTATTGGTATGGGGTGCAGATAGTGGTGCATATTTTGTCGGACGCAAATTCGGGCGTAAAAAGTTAGCACCGAATGTCAGTCCAAATAAATCTCTTGAAGGTTTGTATGGTGGTGCCGTCACCTCAATGCTCATTGTCATTACAGTGGCATTACTTTATTTAGATATGTCTTTTGCAGAGCATATTCTCTTCTTGATTTTATCGGTTGTGACTGTGTTTAGTTCGGTCTTGGGTGATTTATTTGAATCCATGATTAAACGACGTGCAGGCATTAAGGATTCGGGTCGTATTCTGCCAGGTCATGGTGGTGTATTGGATCGAATCGATTCTTTGCTTGCTGCAGCTCCAATTTTTGCAGCAGGTATGTATGTTTTAAAACTTATTGGCGTAGATTTATAA
- the ispC gene encoding 1-deoxy-D-xylulose-5-phosphate reductoisomerase, with product MSQAVCILGATGSIGQSTLKILAQHPERYTVFAVTAQSRIVELAEICKQYHPKVAVVPAAKVDHLASLLLELGLADIEILSDQAGLMAVAEHSEVDVVMAAIVGAAGLLPTLAAVKAGKRVLLANKEALVMSGEIMMQAARDYSALLLPVDSEHNAIFQCLPQHYFDAERNGQPKLGVSQILLTASGGPFLNHSLEQLQNVTPAQACKHPNWSMGQKISVDSATLMNKGLELIEACHLFAVEEQFVTVVVHPESIIHSMVQYVDGSTLAQMGNPDMCTPIAHALAWPERIHTHVPALNLFATAQLNFQEPDTHRFPALKLARQAMKNGGVSPTIFNAANEISVAAFLQQRIGFTQIPQIVEQCLNVMQNQAAHDLDVIIATDQQARVLAQQYVMKLGS from the coding sequence ATGTCACAAGCTGTTTGTATATTGGGTGCTACAGGATCAATTGGTCAAAGTACATTAAAGATCTTGGCGCAACATCCAGAACGTTACACAGTATTTGCTGTGACAGCGCAGAGCCGTATTGTTGAATTGGCTGAAATTTGTAAACAATACCATCCTAAAGTCGCTGTTGTTCCGGCTGCAAAAGTCGATCACTTAGCGAGTTTGCTGCTTGAGCTAGGTTTGGCAGATATTGAAATTCTGTCAGATCAAGCGGGCTTAATGGCTGTAGCTGAACATTCGGAAGTGGATGTGGTCATGGCAGCCATTGTCGGTGCCGCAGGTTTACTCCCGACGCTTGCAGCAGTGAAAGCAGGTAAACGCGTTTTACTTGCCAATAAAGAAGCGCTCGTGATGTCTGGTGAGATCATGATGCAAGCCGCACGTGATTATTCAGCACTTTTGTTGCCGGTCGATTCGGAACATAACGCGATTTTCCAATGTCTCCCGCAGCATTATTTTGATGCGGAACGCAATGGTCAGCCGAAACTTGGCGTATCGCAAATTTTGCTCACCGCATCTGGTGGTCCATTTTTAAATCACAGCCTTGAACAATTACAGAATGTGACACCTGCACAGGCGTGTAAGCATCCAAACTGGTCAATGGGACAAAAGATCTCAGTTGATTCAGCGACCTTGATGAATAAGGGCTTGGAGCTGATTGAGGCGTGTCATTTATTTGCAGTTGAAGAACAATTTGTTACAGTTGTTGTGCATCCTGAGAGTATTATCCACTCCATGGTTCAATATGTAGATGGTTCGACTTTGGCTCAAATGGGTAATCCTGATATGTGTACCCCGATTGCGCATGCTTTGGCATGGCCGGAGCGTATTCATACGCATGTACCTGCCTTAAATTTATTTGCAACCGCGCAATTGAATTTTCAAGAACCCGATACCCATCGTTTCCCTGCATTAAAGCTTGCTCGTCAGGCCATGAAAAATGGCGGTGTTTCACCTACCATTTTCAATGCAGCAAATGAAATTTCAGTCGCTGCTTTCTTGCAGCAACGCATTGGTTTTACTCAAATTCCACAAATTGTTGAACAATGCTTAAATGTGATGCAAAATCAAGCTGCCCATGATTTGGATGTCATTATTGCAACCGATCAACAGGCGCGCGTTCTCGCACAGCAATATGTGATGAAATTAGGAAGTTAA